In Molothrus ater isolate BHLD 08-10-18 breed brown headed cowbird chromosome 23, BPBGC_Mater_1.1, whole genome shotgun sequence, a single genomic region encodes these proteins:
- the LOC118695078 gene encoding forkhead box protein D4-like, giving the protein LDIKLVTGGGKNSLTRPPYSFVALITMAIRASPGQRLPLSGIYAYIAERFPFYRGPGRQWQNSVRHNLSLNPCFRRLPCRHGRAGEWVLDPAFQDMYPGGNYHRRRPLVLPRRYPELPARSPAVPPGLPLPAWALRPAQRDTAGTCERGTRLSPAFR; this is encoded by the exons TTAGACATTAAATTGGTCactggggggggaaaaaactcaTTGAC GCGCCCTCCCTACTCGTTCGTGGCGCTGATCACCATGGCCATCCGGGccagccccgggcagcggcTGCCCCTGAGCGGCATCTACGCCTACATCGCGGAGCGCTTCCCCTTCTACCGCGGCCCCGGCCGCCAGTGGCAGAACAGCGTCCGCCACAACCTCAGCCTCAACCCCTGCTTCCGACGGCTGCCCTGCCGCCACGGCCGCGCCGGCGAGTGGGTGCTGGACCCCGCTTTCCAGGACATGTACCCGGGGGGGAATTaccaccgccgccgcc CGCTGGTGCTGCCCCGCCGGTACCCGGAGCTGCCGGCCCGGAGCCCGGCCGTGCCCCCGGGGCTGCCGCTGCCCGCCTGGGCGCTTCGCCCCGCCCAGCGGGACACGGCGGGGACCTGCGAGCGGGGCACCCGGCTGTCCCCCGCCTTCAGATGA